Below is a genomic region from Saccopteryx bilineata isolate mSacBil1 chromosome 8, mSacBil1_pri_phased_curated, whole genome shotgun sequence.
GTGGGAAATACCAGGAAGTATTCGTATGTCACTCTCAAAGAGTGAAGTGTTCAATTCTTAAGAGAAACAAGTTTTTTGGTAATAGTAATGAAGATTAAGCCAAGATTTGTCaatgttttaattcttattttcactatcattttctttagaattttaagtTTGATTTTTAAGAGTAATTTTCATTGAAgactaattttaataaaaatgtaattgtgaAGTATATAGCATTTCTTGGATGTCTTTGAATAGTTTTGATGTGCAaactaaatattttctgacatttgtCTGTTTGCTTATTTCTTGGTTATTTAGGAATTTCCTGTGAAATCACTACTatacacatgcattttttttccttatttcaatTAAGAATGCTTTTTGTGTGTTAATTCTTCTATGCCCAGGGTATGTCAGATGTTGCCATAAGTTTTTCTTGTTTACCACTGGCTGAATATATCAACATTTTAAAGCTGTTATCTATAAGTATcactcatttttaataaaatgcaacCGTCTCACATTGACTTAGGGCAGCAGAAGGAGTAGCCTGGTATTGTCGAGCTGTAGCCTGAAGAATGCGTGAATGAACTGTTGTGATATCagggatttgttttaaaatagagtCCAAAGGAGGAGGTGGGTCGTCGACATCTGGACTTAGCCGGCAGCGCTGCGCTGGCTGTCAGTTTCCCAGTTCTGACGAAGGGGCCGTGGTTCTGTAAGACGTTCATGTGGGGGCAAACTTGGGGGTAAACTTGGCTTCTCTGTACTCTATGTGTATCTTCCTTATAAATTGTGTATTGCTTCAAAATAAAACacgtttatttttaaaaagaaagaaaagcgggGAGGGGAAATGAAGCGAACATGGCAGAATGCTGGCCATGGTGGAAGCTGGTTGAGGGTCCGGGGTGAGCAGGGCCTTGCAGGCCGCCCTCTCCCGTGTGTCCGTCCCGGGTCAGGGCCGGCGCTTCCCAAGCGTGGacgtctctcttccctcctcacgTGGTCTTTCGCTGGGCACTGAGTATTCTAAAGACTGCCCGCTTCCTTGGAGGAGAGGACGTGAATGATTTTTAATGGCTAAGTCTCAGGATGGATTATGTCATAATTCAACACTGTCATAATCGTCAAAAGAACTGGAAACTCGGTGAGGGAAGGGTAGACTTAGTAACCTTCATCATCAGttgctgccccccgccccccccccattaccGGGAGAGTAATTTAGAATAAGCCCTcaataaagggaaagaaaaacatataataatataacATTGACATTAGGAATGCTAAGGCGTCTGGTTCTCTTCCTTACTAAAAATAAGGAAAGTCTGACTAACTTATCAGGCCTGTGAGGAGAATAtaagaatatgatttttttttttttaaaaaaaagcctgtTTTTACCCTTCTAAGATGCGGCTCTTGTGAGTGAACAGCAAGGAAGACTAAGGGGGCCTTGACCCAGAGCTTCTGAAAATGAACTGGTTTCATGTGTGCTCTCACAGGAACAGTGTCTCGATCTGCCCATCAGTAAGAACGTGCTCTAGACTGCCAACAAGCACGGGTTCTAGGGCACAGGACCCTGTCAGTGTCAGGTAGGTGATGCCAGGGGGGCTCCTGTCATTACCACCAGCTGGCGAGGATCTGTGCAGCACTTCACCACATTATGAGTGTAACGGGCACTTTTTTGTGTGCATTTTCTCCTTGATCATTCTCTTTAAATTCAGAGAATGTATTTGTGAAATTGTGTACAGTTGCTGCTTTGGGTCAAATAATTCTCAGTGCATATCTGAAAAGAGGTCTGGAATCAAGCTTGTTTTGTGAGCTTCCAGGAACACAGTCTCTTAATTACTGCCGCTAATGTGGACGGATTACCAGTTGTTTCCATAGGAGCTTTTACTACTTAGATGGAAAAACCCCTTCAGAATCTCCTGTGTGCTTATCTGAACTTTCCAGTCGTCTTTCCTCTAAAttagtctttttctttcaccatCTGTTGAATTCTTTCTGCATGACTGGCAGTAGGTAAGATCAAAGGGTGTGGCCCTGAGGTCTGACTCAGCCACACTTGAACCTGCGGCCCAGTCGGACTCCTCTTCGGGATCTGAGTGGCACCAGTCGGTCTAGCTCCGCTGGCATCCTGCCAGGGCCtcgccctgtgtgtgtgtgtgtgtgtgtgtgtgtgtgtgtgtgtgtgtagtcagCGCCTCTGTTTTTAGACCATCTGACTGGTGCTGTTTTTCCATACCTTTAATGTGAGCTTCTAGTTCCAAAACAGTATCGCTGGCCGTTAGTATAATCTGACAGCTCCCCTTGAAAATGATACAGAGTCTATTTTATAttgctacaaaagaaaaataagaaacccCTGGATTGGTCATTGCAAATAGAAAATCTTTACTGTCTTTGAGGTGGTAAGTGAAAAGTAAATCAGGCCCGGGAGGTCTCAGGAAAGAAtaggctggcttttatttttaagtgagctcAGGGCTTTACATTGTGTTGCTGAAGAGCTTCCTGACTGCTGACAGAGTGCATGCATATCCCTGAGACAGTGAGGCGCTAAGGGCTCTGATGCCCCCCGGCCAGAAATCTGCATATTACTTTGGAGTCCCCCAGAATTTAGCCTTTAATAGCCTACTATTGACTAGAAGTCTTATTGATAACATAAATAATTGATTCATACATATCTCATATGTTATATGCATTATACACTGTATTCTTATAATGAACaaagttagagaaaagaaaaggttatTGAGAAAATCACAAGGAAGTAAAAATGCATTTACAGTACTAGacatatttattgtaaaaaatttGCGTGTAAGGgggacccatgcagttcaaatGTCTGAGGGTCACcttattttgcatatttatatCAAGAAGCTAGTACCAGTATTTAAATGAACACGTCACAAATACCTGTGTTTGTGTCATAGAAGTCATTTGGATTTCAAGGATAGTGCAAGGTTTTACGTTGGTCCAACAAGAACTTTTAGTTTTTTTGGTACAAATATTTAGCTTATGGAGCATGAAACCACCAAGGAGCACTGCTTGGTTTGCATTTAAAACCGTTTTCCCAGTAAAGTGGACCACGGTTGCTGGCCATCCATATTTTTACATTCTGAAgccctcttatttcttctttttcccttttcccagTTGTTTTGTATTTATTGTCCAGGGCAGGAGGAAGTTATAAAGTTATAGCATAATCCCGGATTCTATGCACCGTTTTCGCAACATGATGTTTTGTTTTGAGCCCTGCTCTCCTTGCGTGAAGCGAAAGTCTCCGCGACCTTTAAGCGGAATGCTCTGGAGAGGTGGTAGCACAGGAGGGGGTCGAAGCACAGGTTCGACACGGCCAGGAGCAGCGTGGCCTCCTTGGCTCTGAAGAGCGAGATCCTCGTGGGGCAGTCCGAGATGACCTCAGTCTGGCTGAGGGTGTACGGGATCCGCACGACGTGGTAGGGAACGAAGCAGACGATGTAGGCTGCCGTCACTAAAAGGATGTGGAGGAGAGCAGTTTTCACGTTGGAATAGTTTTCATTGTCTCTGTTCCTGTGGAGTTGTCGAATGACAAGGCAGTTGGATATTAAAATGATggctgagaaatttaaaaatatagcgaTGCAGATGAAGTTTGTTAGCAAGTGCCAGTTCCTTCCGAGCTCTGTTTTGAATTCCACGCATCCCACCTGCGGCTTTTCCTCGACGTCTTGGATGGGAATCACCATGTTCGGCACCATTATGAGGAGGACCATGACCCACACAACGGCCGAGATCATTTTGGCAAATCCAGGTTCTTGTATTCGATAGATCTTGTAGCTGTGTGTCAGCTGCAGGCAGCGGTCCATGCTGACAAAGGCCAGGAAGATGATTGACAGGTACATGTTGATGTAGAGGAGGCAGGCGGTCACCTGGCAGTGGAATATCCTCAGCTTCCAGGGCGCCACGCCCAAGTCCACGACGATTTTCACGGGTAGTGCCAGAGTGAGCAGGAGGTCGGCTGTCAGCAGGTTGACTAAGTATATGCTTACACACCGATGAACCGTGCTCCTCTGAACGAACGCCCAGATGGCGAAACCACTTCCGATGATTCCGATGAGGAAAACGAGGTAAAAGAAATAGCTGAACGGCTCCAGGTCCCTGTACACAGGGCAGGCGATGGAACTGTTTGTCAtcttgtgggagaggaagggtgaggactctcctccaaaaaaaaaaaaaataataataattctttttttttttaaagaatctgttaaaaaagaagggaagggaggttagtattgaaaattagaaaacagtttctttaaaatcattCGCACTCACAGTATCACAGTCACACTCTTTCTAGTTCTTAGGTGTTTGCTGATGGACTTACTAGATCATGTGGACGGGTGGGAACATCTTAGATTACAAGGAAACCTGGGCTTTCCCTGGTCTGATTTTGTGTTTTCAGAAATCCCACGTGGGTTTGCTTCTGGAAGGGATAGTTTGGCATCACATGTTTGCATGCTGCTTGCGCTTGTTACCAATTGGTTGGGAGGTTGGTTTGCAGAGGAGATAAGCAAACTGACATTCTGAGAAACAGCAGGAGGAAACTGGGTGAAGTGGCTGCTTGTGGCTGAGCCTGAAGCACTCTCATTCAGCGAGGCTCCTGGCTCTCTCCTTTCAGAGGTGGGCAGACTGCTCAGAGGGAGGCAGCCCGCCTGCGGGCTGGCCAGCAGTGACCAGACTGGGCGGACATTtcaaagaaagcattttaattaaaagtaggCCCTTGACTGTCTAACCGACTAGAACATTTTCACAATCAAaaaaggttatttttctttttagcagaATGACTTGAAGGATTAGAACCTGGTCTAGAATTGATGCTTATGACTTCCCTTTCCCGGCCGGGTTCACAAAGGTGCCAACTGGCGCCGCCCGCTGGGGTAGGCTGCAGCCATGCGTGCCCTGTGCGCACCCAAGACATGGCCAGTCTAGACTTGTGTGTTGTCAATGTGAAACGCACACTGGGTTTCAAATATTTAGtacaaaatgtattattttaggtagtacaagtaaaaaaaatagtacagtaGTAAAATTGTATTAGTTTATACAAGTAATACAATACTTAGTAAAACATCTCAATATTTTTATACTGAGCAtgtgtcaaaatatttttgatgtaATAGgttaaatatgttattaaaaaattaatttgttggtcctggctgattgactcagtggtagagcgttggcctagtgtgtggaagtcccaggttcgattcccagccaggacacacaggagaagcgcccatctgcttctccacctctccccctctcctttctctctgtctctctcttcccctcccgcagacaaggctccattggagcaaagatgacccgggcactgaggatggctccatggcctctgccccaggcgctagagtggctttggttgccagggagcaacaccccagatgggcatagcatcgccccttggtgagcatgcccagtggatcccggttgggcgcatgtgggagtctgttcatctgcttctcacttcggaaaaatacaaaaaaaaattaatctgtcatctttctttttgctgttttaaatGCACCTGCTAGATAATTTTAAGTGCCTGTGTGGTTTGCATTACATCTCTGTTGAGCAATGCTTGTATAGGTGTTTCTGTGTTCTCAGTGTTTTTGAGACATTTCaccaagaatatattttataaagcttCTAGAACAAGGAGGTATGACGTCAGTAACAAAACTCTCGAAGAGAAGCTCAGTTTGTTATATATTGTATTAGTATTGAAACATCTAACGTTAACacgtgtttgtttcttttttcttttttcttttttctttttcctctttcactgtggttttgaggTAGTCAGTCCCAGAAGTAGAAGACACAGCCTTAGAACTGCGGTGGCCCcaccctgtcctgtcccctcctGGTGTGGGCTGGGGGAGGTGTGGACGCGCAGGGTAAACAGAGGGGCTTCATTCATTTCCATCCTTTGACCTGGTGTGGGCTGGGGGAGGTGTGGACGCGCAGGGTAAACAGAGGGGCTTCATTCATTTCTACCCTTTGACCTGGTGTGGGCTGGGGGAGGTGTGGACGCGCAGGGTAAACAGAGGGGCTTCATTCATTTCCATCCTTTGACCTGGTGTGGGCTGGGGGAGGTGTGGACGCGCAGGGTAAACAGAGGGGCTTCATTCATTTCTACCCTTTGACCTGGTGCCCTCGGACTTACACTGTCACAGCCGCAGCGGCTACTTCCGGCGGTGCTTGATGGCTCTCTCCTCAGGCATAGTCAAtacctttcttttgtttaaacagataattttttttcccaggaaaaaaacatgtcatattttcccatgtataagacacaccttaattttggggcctgacatttggaaaaaaaaaagtattacataaagtgatTGAACTCCAGTTTCATTCACCATAAAATttacacaactcctcatcactgttaaaactcccatccattagcttgtcctcatctgtgtccgatgacgaatcactgtcttcaacaatgagcgcaaaaacaagtgtgaaaaggcgggaaatgcaagtaaaatatctacaaGCACTGTatgagacacacccagtttttagaccccaaatttttcaaaaaaaggtgtgttttatacatggggaaatacgggtaTATAGTTTTCTAATTGTAGTAAGTAAGTATAGTGGCCAAGAAGGCCAAATAAGTCCATTCACTTAAacatccctttaaaaaaatttttaatcaaagcCAACATCTTCTGAAGCCTTTCTGAATCTTAATTCTTCTAACTATTAAGGGGTCCGTGTGTGCATCTGGGATGAAACGGTCTGCAAGCGTGTTGATGAGCAGGTGTACATACGTCTGTCCAGGTGGGTGTCGTTGGGAGGGCACAGACAtccttcccctctgcctgccCGAGAGAGGGCTTCTGGCTCCGTGAATGGTGTTCTGTACTGAGCTCAGCAACAACAACTCAGCACTGTGTGTCTGGCGCTGTGCTAGTGGACTTAACATCTACTTATTTAACTTCCATCGTTCCTATTCTGTAGGTGTTgttattcctgttttacagacGACAACTTGGAGGCACAACCAGGTTAAATTAAGTAACACCGGAGgctgtgtgtatgtatatctgGATATAGAGCTAGGACTCCCCAGACCATCTGACCTCAGAAGCTGTGTTCAAAACCACCCCAAAAGTCTGCCTCCATCACGATCATCgcagtaataataatgatgacggtgatggtgatgatgattctTATTATAGCAGCCAACCTTTACTAAGTGCTTACTATGTGGCAGGAACTACTTTTGAAGCAATTtccattcttaatattttttttctacatactAATAAAAATTCTGGGCTTCACGcattttgatgtttattttgcaatatgtatgtgtatgtgtatgtgtatatgtatgtgtatatgtatgtgtatgtgtgtgtatatgtatgtgtatgtatatatgtatgtgcatgtatatatgtatatgtatatgtgtttgtgtatatgtatgtgtatatgtatatgtatgtgtatgtgtatatgtatgtgtatgtgtatatgtatgtttgtgtatatgtatgtgtatatgtatgtgtatgtgtatgtgtatatgtatgtgtatatgtatgtgtatgtgtatatgtatgtgtatgtgtatatgtgtatgtgtatgtgtatgtatatgtatatatttaaaaaccaaaccCAGCTGGTGTCCTGTCAGTCTGGCCTCCTCTACTCTCCAGCTCCCGTGGCCCAGTCCCCACGTCCCCACACCACCTCCGCTGTCTTGGTCCCACCTCCCTCCTTGAGATCGGTGGGCCCTCTGCCGTCCTGCGAGCTGTTTCTTTCGGCCTTTGCACTTCTGGTTGGGGTAGAATTCGGGGATCGCAGGCCTGTGAGGTTGGAGGGAACCTTGACTGACGTCATCTAGGTCAGTCCTCAGGTCAGCAGAGGAAACTGGTCTGGTCCTGGGCCCCTCCGGGTCTCACAGCTCGTCAGCGCAAGCTGGGACCCGACCTTGTGGACCACTGCCTGGGCTGTCTGCCCGTCCCCTCCCTGGGTCCGAGTCCcgcctgtcctcagtgcctgcagAAGGCGCTTGCCCTTGGAAGTCTAACCAGGCTTCCCCGACGTCCTCACGGCGCTGATTTTTCAAAGGTACCATTTTTCTGCACCGCGGTGTCCAGAGCTCCTTTCCTCCCTGGGTCACACGCTGTGCTGGTGCCAGCTGAGCCTCTCCGCCCTCCTCTGCCCACTGTCCCTTGACACAAGGTGCTAGGATTTGGGATTCTGCTCTTGTATTTATTTCAAATGTcacataataataacaacaacatgaTATTCTGCAATTTTTAGTGCCCAATGCTCAGCTGCTCatagaattatataataaatCCTCCTTTTATGAAAGAATGTGTGGTAAACAGAAGGATTCGAGAATGATTTGTATTGATCAATTAATATTCTCTGTAACTGACCTTGTGGATCACCCCGGGTAGTTATTTAAAAGTAAAGACAGTAAGTGTATTTATTCGATAATGCTTTAGAAGTGTGTATATAGTATCTTGCAATAGGTTTTCACGAACCTCAGTCAAATTGCAACAAAAACCAAACCTTCATTTTTGGTTATGTCATTTCCAGGTTAAATGATACTATAATAACATCTGTGCTCTCTGTCATGCATTGGAAAACTAAATACTTGATAAATGTTTTGTCGACCATTTACTGGCCTGTGGAAATTTGAGGTATCAAGAGCCACTCCAGCAAAATCAAGATTCCAAGTGTCTCCTTTGCTTGGAGTGAGTGCCCattgtttagaaaataaacaaacactctctctctctctctctctctctatatatatatatatatatataattatatataaattatatatataaatatatatatataatttttttatggaaGTCACCAtggaatttttttgaaattatctATCATAATGGTGTAGAAGAAAGTCATTTTAAGAGTCATTTTGCCCTGTTGTAAAGACCAACATTGCCTTTATTTATCCAGCTACAAAATTGAGTTACTGAATAATTATCTTAGCCTGTAAGTAAGTGTTCAGTCTTGTACGGAGTACGCAGTCGTTAGAACAGACGGGGTCTTCAGATAGAAGACTTACAGTCTAGTTTACAGGGTGAATCCAGATAGAAGACTGTTACAGTCTAGTTTACAGGGTAGTTTACAGGGAGAATCCAGATAGAAGACTGTTACAGTCTAGTATACAGGGAGAATCCAGATAGAAGACTGTTACAGTATAGTTTACAGGGAGAATCCAGATAGAAGACTGTTACAGTATAGTTTACAGGGAGAATCCAGATAGAAGACTGTTACAGTCTAGTATACAGGGAGAATCCAGATAGAAGACTGTTACAGTCTAGTTTACAGGGAGAATCCAGATAGAAGACTGTTACAGTCTAGTTTACAGGGAGAATCCAGATAGAAGACTGTTACAGTATAGTTTACAGGGAGAATCCAGATAGAAGACTGTTACAGTCTAGTTTACAGGGAGAATCCACTCAGCTTAATAACCGGCGCCCTTTTCTCCAGCAACTTTCCCACGTGTTGTCGTTTCCAGTGACATGGGTTAAACACTGGACACGGTGGATTCCCCTCCAGGGAAAGACACCGGGATATAGTATTAAAAGGACCTACCTGGGGTCTGTTCTCGAGCCTCGGCTCCCTCCTGGCCTCGGAGCAGCTCCGGCAGCTGTGCGGTGCAGCAGGGCACCCGCCTGCGGGGCTGCTGCTCTACTaaaaatttcctttccttttgtgtggtttttaaaatgttgcatatTGACGTAGATGAAACTGTGGTTTGCAAATAGTTTAACTGTATGCAAGTCTTCTAAAGAAGTTCTTTCCAAATCTGTCTGTACTTGAAGCAATTCAGACTCATCTCGTCTAATTCTAGAGGGAAGCTATTTGTCCACTGTAGTacttagctattttttttaaatactcaagCTGTGTTTCCATTGTAATGATTTTAAAGAAtatcaatgttttgttttgtttttgcctcgAAAGGGGTTATGAGTTAAAGATACTAGGTATTCCAgtaacatttctttatttctacaaACTGATACTCATCAGGCTTTCAGagttaaatcttaaaaaatcTGTTGCAGTTTGGATCCTGCTGGAGACATCtgttaataaacaaacaagcaaaaaaagatGTGATTTAACATAGCCTGATAAAgcactgtatattttatttctctttattcttttttgttcattgTAGAAAAATCTGGAAATAGAATAGGTAAATCATTATGCAGAAAGAGAactattgttaacatttttagCAAGTGCATCTAAAATTTTTTCTGTGTGATACACACCCACTTAAAAAATGTTACTGTATTGCACGTACTGTTTCATGGTTTGTACTTTTCTCATTCAGGAATGTACTGGATCTGTTTTTCTCAGAGTAGACCTGCAAGGACTCTTGTCAGTTTGGGCCCAGACCGCTTAATGAATTGAGACAGGTATTGAGTCATTATTAGATTGTCTGTCACGATGCATGTATTTGTTTGGGTCGTCGTTCGTCCTGCCCATGGGCGAGCACACATTCACGGAGTGTCTGAAGGGAGCCCCGCATGGCCAGGGACCTGACAAAATGCCGCGCTCTCATCTACGTCACCAGCGAGGTTATGCTTCTTGTGTGAGGGTAGCTTTTATAAAGAAGAAGAGCTTATGTTTGAAGCGTATTTTGGGAGTCCTACGTCTGCCGGCACAAAGGTGACCTGAGTGGTGAGACGGGTGCCTGGTCGCTGGGGTCCCGTCTCTGGGATTGCGTCTTTGGTTTGTTCAGCAGGCGCTTTGGTTTCATGTCTTTTTCTCCTGACAATTCTTAGTCGGTTTTCCAGATAATTAGAAAAAAGTCAGAAGGATCCTCTCCAGAATGTAAAATTGAATCCCTTTGGGTActcccttttaaaaagaaaaatctctggaAAGACTGAGTGGGAAATGACAAGCCAGAGGGAAGGAGTTTAGGGAGAGTCTAAGGGAACTCCTGAACCAGCGCAGCGGAGGATGCTGACCGCGGCGAAGTAGCCGTCTGTTTCAGATCTGCTGTTCCCCCAAACTCATgtcatgattatttttattttgcaaaagaaggtttttttgtttttttttatttttttaaaaaatacacatacccacttataaattaaaaggagaaaccCCAAATCTTCCTCAGACTTTGAGTTTTGGTGAGAGCCGTGTTAACTTGCATCGTGATAGTGTTAGGGAGCAGCCTGTCTCTTAAGATTGGTGTGCATCGTCGTGGGGCAGGGCTCACTGACACGCAGGTGGGGACGGACGAGCCAGGGACTGCACACCCGGAGCTGACCTGaggggcgggcggggcggggccggccGGGCGGAGGGGCCGGCCGGGCGGAGTTGGCGCCACCCACTGAGTGGTGGGCGGCTTGAACGTGGTGCGGTGCCCCGGAACACTGACCTGAGAAGGTTTTCGGGAaagcttcccttccctttcttttaggTTGGCATGTTTATTATGTCTGCTTCCACCTTTACCTTGAGGGTGTGTAGACCGAGTGAAGAAGGACATTCAGCTGTGTTACAGTCCTCCCGTGGCCAGTCGTCGTGTCTGGATCGCAGACTGAGGAGCAGAGACGTCCTATTCTCAGTGTCCGTTTCCTCTGGAGTGGTGAGAAACCACTCTTCATAGTGAAACTGAGCCGTGCTCGTCCTTCTGAGAATGCGTTTCAGGCAACCTGGCGGGTTGTGGAAGTTCATGCACAGTGGGAACATGCATTTTGGGGCTACGGTccctgtttttgtgtttttaacagGAGTTCCACCTGAATTTCCACAAGTCATTATTTTTCTGTTGCATTAGGACAAATGTTTTTCAGATTGTATCTGGTTAGTGTTCTAGGAAATTACACATCATCACTAACCCGGTATTTCAGAAACCCCAGGGGGAAGAAGTGGGCTgaagttattttttccttatctTGGTCATGGTGATACTTAGTAGAAATGATGCATTAGTTACTTAAATGGGTATTTTGTGTGTTTGAAGTAAAAACTGAAGCCAAATGGTCTCATGAATTgagaaagaaaacctttttctTATAGTTAACCTCTGCTGTCCACTCAAATCATGCTTTTGGTTTTATTGGATACAAATGCCAAACAACAGTATTTCAGCAGAAGTATCATTTTTAATGTTCAACATTATTAAaacttgccttttattttatttattttttattttttattctttttgtatttttctgaagctggaaacggggaggcagtcagacagactcccgcatgcccaccagggggtgatgctctgcccattcagggagtcgcgaccagagccactccagcgcctggggcagaggccaaggagccatccccagcgcccgggccatctttgctccaatggagcctcggctgtgggaggggaagagagagacagagaggaagggggggggggtggagaagcagatgggcgcctctcctgtgtgccctggccgggaatcaaacccgggacttctgcacaccaggccgacgctctaccactgagccaaccggccagggccaaaaacttgCCTTTTAAACATGGGATGGTAGTCCTGTGGAACTCCTGATGAGGGGCCAGTGAGTGTAGGGTGGGAGGCCATTGCCACTGCCAGACACGGCCTGAGAGCTTCCTTTCTTTGGAGAACCCCGCAGCCTGTAGGAGACTCTTCTCTGGCAGCTGACAGTTGACTCCAGTGTCTGATGGACCCTGCACTGGCCGGTGCCTCCCTCGTAGCACGACAATGTTGGGCAGAAACCATGGTTACAAAGGAGGCCAGCAGGGCAGCCCCGGCCCCTCCCCTGCTGTCACTTCAATGTTCGCATCGACTCAAATGTGAGGCAGTCTTCCATGTTGCCCCTGCTGGAATTTGCAGTCCGGGATGCTCTGAACTCACAGCAGTTTGCATTCTGAAACTTGTGACGATCTGAGCTCAGAGGGCTATTCCTCCGTCAATTTGAATGCTGGTGGTCAAAACTGCTCTCTAGCAGCTTGTATGGCTCCGGCCCAGCCTCCTCTCTGGGGCCTCTGGGCTGTGGTTTGCATTTTGAaaattgtgggggttttttgagcACCTAATCCCCTTTCCCACCTGGATTAGTCCAAAGGTGTTTTTTCCTGACTCTGAGATTAGTAGCTTCAAATTTGTGAGTGATGGACGTGCTCGGACAGTCGTTTTAAAGTGGAGTGTGCACGCAGAGCTTCTGAGATGCTGGTCTCTGCACGTCTGAGCTCTGCGGCAGCTGTCACGTCTGTAATGCCAGGGGGCGGGAACTGGAGCGTGCTGCGCACAGCGTGTCTGCACGCTCTGGGGACGGGGCGCCGGCCCTGAGACGGCCGAGCACTGGAGCGTGCTGCGCGCAGCGTGTCTGCACGCTCTGGGGACG
It encodes:
- the GPR171 gene encoding G-protein coupled receptor 171; the protein is MTNSSIACPVYRDLEPFSYFFYLVFLIGIIGSGFAIWAFVQRSTVHRCVSIYLVNLLTADLLLTLALPVKIVVDLGVAPWKLRIFHCQVTACLLYINMYLSIIFLAFVSMDRCLQLTHSYKIYRIQEPGFAKMISAVVWVMVLLIMVPNMVIPIQDVEEKPQVGCVEFKTELGRNWHLLTNFICIAIFLNFSAIILISNCLVIRQLHRNRDNENYSNVKTALLHILLVTAAYIVCFVPYHVVRIPYTLSQTEVISDCPTRISLFRAKEATLLLAVSNLCFDPLLCYHLSRAFRLKVAETFASRKESRAQNKTSCCENGA